The proteins below come from a single Campylobacter sp. CCUG 57310 genomic window:
- a CDS encoding chemotaxis response regulator CheY gives MKILVVDDSSTMRRIIKNTLQRLGHADILEAEHGVEAWQILGQNDDIAILITDWNMPEMNGLELVKKVRAEQKYIDMPIIMVTTEGGKAEVITALKAGVNNYIVKPFTPQVLKEKLEDVLG, from the coding sequence GTGAAAATTTTGGTAGTAGATGATAGTTCTACAATGAGAAGAATTATAAAAAATACCCTTCAAAGGCTCGGACACGCTGATATTTTAGAGGCTGAGCACGGAGTTGAAGCTTGGCAAATTCTTGGTCAAAATGACGATATAGCAATACTGATAACAGATTGGAACATGCCTGAAATGAACGGGCTTGAACTTGTAAAAAAAGTGCGTGCAGAGCAAAAATATATCGACATGCCTATAATCATGGTTACTACAGAAGGCGGTAAAGCCGAGGTTATAACTGCTCTAAAAGCGGGCGTAAATAACTATATCGTTAAGCCTTTTACGCCGCAAGTATTAAAAGAGAAGCTTGAAGACGTTCTTGGCTAA
- the hisH gene encoding imidazole glycerol phosphate synthase subunit HisH translates to MSSNIGIIDYGAGNLQSVVNAFKFVGFEAKLVKNADELAKFDKAVLPGVGAFGLAINRLKELSMDEAIKEFVKSGKPFLGICLGMQLLFDESDEFGVSKGLGLISGRVKKFNEAEFKTPLKIPHIGWNGLNFTRQTALNANLGASEYLYFVHSYHVVCEPKFVLATSEYGYEFISAVCADNIYGFQPHPEKSSDAGLKILRNFGRL, encoded by the coding sequence ATGAGCTCAAATATCGGTATCATCGACTACGGAGCAGGAAATTTACAAAGCGTTGTAAATGCTTTTAAATTCGTAGGCTTTGAGGCTAAATTAGTAAAAAATGCCGATGAATTAGCTAAATTTGATAAGGCTGTTTTACCCGGAGTCGGGGCGTTTGGCTTAGCGATTAATAGATTAAAAGAGCTTAGTATGGATGAAGCGATAAAGGAATTTGTCAAAAGCGGCAAGCCTTTTTTGGGAATTTGCCTTGGCATGCAGCTTTTATTTGATGAGAGCGATGAATTTGGCGTTAGCAAGGGACTTGGGCTTATAAGCGGGAGGGTTAAGAAATTTAACGAGGCGGAATTTAAAACTCCTCTTAAGATCCCCCATATCGGTTGGAATGGTTTAAATTTCACTCGCCAAACTGCTTTAAATGCGAATTTAGGCGCAAGCGAGTATCTTTACTTCGTGCATAGCTATCACGTGGTTTGCGAGCCGAAATTCGTTCTTGCGACGAGTGAGTACGGATATGAGTTTATAAGTGCGGTTTGCGCGGATAATATTTACGGATTTCAGCCTCATCCTGAAAAAAGCAGCGACGCGGGGCTTAAAATTTTACGAAATTTCGGGAGGTTGTGA
- a CDS encoding PDC sensor domain-containing protein: protein MVIKDIQRFSDIRYKARAYLCYLFSRNLPNKLPGVSLEAINKGFDKIAHEIEEFDAFYVLDENGIQLENSISLNPSYIEGKGGDRSNKAYYYRAVREKRCVITDPYPSTLTNELCVTASTPIYDDKNELKFVACIDISLEKILNLASPGAVESYFGKFLKVVYTAFAIALFMVASFLFYYGVESFLSKSFMLINVEEMFESTIVLTLALAIFDLVKAIFEEEVLGKGGQNDDTGMYKTMVRFIGSIIIALAIEALMLVFKYAITAPDHIINAIYLIGGVAMLMIALSVYLAVVRQKSGQ, encoded by the coding sequence TTGGTTATAAAGGACATTCAGAGGTTTTCGGACATTAGATACAAGGCAAGGGCGTATTTGTGCTATCTTTTTAGCAGAAATTTGCCAAATAAACTGCCCGGCGTTAGCTTGGAGGCTATAAACAAAGGCTTTGATAAGATAGCTCACGAGATAGAGGAATTTGACGCGTTTTACGTGCTTGATGAAAACGGCATTCAGCTTGAAAACTCAATCAGCCTAAACCCAAGCTACATAGAGGGCAAGGGCGGAGATAGAAGCAATAAGGCTTATTATTATAGGGCCGTTCGCGAAAAGCGCTGCGTGATAACAGATCCGTATCCTTCTACGCTTACTAACGAGCTTTGCGTGACTGCTTCAACACCGATATATGATGATAAAAACGAGCTTAAATTTGTAGCCTGCATAGATATCTCGCTTGAAAAAATTCTAAATTTGGCAAGTCCCGGCGCAGTTGAGAGCTACTTCGGTAAATTTTTAAAAGTTGTTTATACCGCTTTTGCGATTGCGCTTTTTATGGTGGCTTCGTTTTTGTTTTATTACGGAGTGGAGAGCTTTTTATCAAAGAGCTTTATGCTTATAAATGTCGAGGAGATGTTTGAATCAACCATCGTTTTAACGCTTGCTTTAGCGATTTTTGATCTGGTTAAGGCGATCTTTGAAGAAGAGGTGCTTGGCAAGGGCGGGCAAAATGACGATACGGGCATGTATAAGACGATGGTTAGATTTATCGGATCTATCATCATCGCGCTTGCCATAGAGGCGCTTATGCTGGTCTTTAAATACGCCATAACCGCGCCTGATCACATCATCAACGCTATTTACTTAATAGGCGGCGTTGCTATGCTTATGATAGCGCTGAGCGTCTATCTTGCCGTTGTTAGGCAAAAGAGCGGGCAATGA
- the hisA gene encoding 1-(5-phosphoribosyl)-5-[(5-phosphoribosylamino)methylideneamino]imidazole-4-carboxamide isomerase encodes MEIFPAIDLKEGKAVRLSKGDMATAKIYSNNPEELAKEFENLGAKWLHVVDLDGAFAGEAINLKTVEKIASATNLKIQLGGGIRTKERIKSYLDSGISRVILGSIALKNPNFVKEVAKIYPVAIGIDALNGYVATEGWADVSNMKATDLAREFAGAGAEAIICTDISKDGMLEGVNVKFTKEIALASGIDTIASGGVKDLNDITSLKEAGGIYGVIIGKAYYEGRIDLKEAFRLAR; translated from the coding sequence ATGGAAATTTTTCCTGCTATCGATCTAAAAGAAGGCAAGGCGGTAAGACTTAGCAAGGGGGATATGGCAACTGCTAAAATTTACTCCAATAATCCTGAAGAGCTTGCGAAAGAATTTGAAAATTTGGGTGCAAAATGGCTTCATGTAGTTGATCTAGACGGAGCTTTTGCCGGAGAAGCGATAAACCTAAAAACTGTTGAAAAGATAGCGAGTGCTACGAATTTAAAGATCCAGCTAGGCGGAGGAATCCGCACAAAAGAGCGTATAAAAAGTTATCTTGACAGCGGAATTTCAAGAGTTATTTTGGGATCAATCGCGCTTAAAAATCCAAATTTCGTAAAAGAAGTGGCTAAAATTTACCCGGTAGCAATCGGCATAGACGCATTAAACGGCTATGTGGCGACTGAGGGCTGGGCTGACGTGTCAAATATGAAAGCGACCGATCTTGCGCGTGAATTTGCAGGAGCGGGAGCTGAAGCGATAATTTGCACCGATATCAGCAAAGACGGAATGCTTGAGGGCGTAAATGTAAAATTTACAAAAGAGATAGCTCTAGCTAGCGGCATAGACACGATAGCAAGCGGTGGCGTTAAGGATTTAAATGACATAACCTCACTTAAAGAGGCGGGAGGAATCTACGGCGTGATAATAGGCAAGGCTTATTACGAAGGAAGGATTGATTTAAAAGAGGCTTTCAGACTTGCAAGATAA
- a CDS encoding nucleoside-diphosphate sugar epimerase/dehydratase — MFKATKLKRLIFFLSFDIAIFVGSFYAAYLLRFSGVIPEFFKTSLYIAMVTVVLLKLFFMWVFKIYKVPWRFFGLNEARKIFLVHICTILVFFALFFSFYDLFDPFPRSVVLIDAIVSCLLVGSLRILKRMFLDFSKKDDTSKPCIVIGATSKALHVLKGLRQGYADLYATSVVDGRSELVGTYCDGFLVQPKSKISSLIKEYNVKTAIIALALPQEELKELFDELTEYGIRDIKIFSLFGNEPIKNISIEDLLARKPKDLDEKAVREFLEGKVVLVTGAGGSIGSEICKQCLKFGVKKLIMLDHSEYNLYQIGEMTNSDKTVSKMINITSFDELKPVFSEFKPEIVIHAAAYKHVPLCEQNPKSAVENNILGTKFVVDLSLEFGVKKVVIISSDKAVRPTNIMGATKRVCELYALNSNLADKTEIVCVRFGNVLGSSGSVIPKFKELIAANQPLKVTHPDITRYFMLTSEACQLVLQAASIAEGGELFVLDMGEPVKIVDLAKKMLLLSNKEHLGIEFVGLRPGEKLYEELLINEADARTKFESIFVTKSQIYDLTKLNNDIKELLNCADIAGKLKEIVPEFNHALNTKG, encoded by the coding sequence ATGTTTAAAGCAACCAAGCTAAAAAGGCTGATATTTTTCTTAAGCTTTGATATCGCGATATTTGTGGGAAGTTTTTATGCGGCGTATCTGCTTAGATTTAGCGGCGTTATACCTGAATTTTTTAAAACAAGCCTGTATATCGCGATGGTTACCGTTGTCTTGCTTAAGCTGTTTTTTATGTGGGTTTTTAAAATTTACAAAGTGCCTTGGAGGTTTTTCGGACTTAATGAGGCTAGGAAAATTTTCCTTGTGCATATCTGCACGATTTTGGTGTTTTTCGCTCTGTTTTTTAGCTTTTATGATCTCTTTGATCCTTTCCCAAGAAGCGTAGTTTTAATCGATGCTATCGTATCTTGCTTGCTTGTTGGAAGCTTAAGAATTTTAAAGCGGATGTTTCTTGACTTTTCCAAAAAAGACGACACCAGCAAGCCTTGTATCGTAATAGGAGCTACTTCAAAGGCGTTGCATGTATTAAAAGGACTTAGGCAAGGATATGCCGATCTTTACGCTACCAGCGTAGTTGACGGCAGAAGCGAGCTTGTGGGGACTTATTGCGACGGATTTTTGGTGCAACCAAAGAGTAAAATTTCAAGTTTGATAAAAGAATACAACGTAAAAACGGCTATTATCGCCCTTGCTTTGCCTCAAGAAGAGCTAAAAGAGCTCTTTGACGAGCTTACCGAGTATGGAATTCGCGATATTAAAATTTTCTCTCTTTTTGGAAATGAGCCTATTAAAAATATCTCTATTGAAGACCTGCTTGCAAGGAAGCCAAAGGATTTAGACGAAAAAGCCGTAAGGGAATTTTTAGAAGGCAAGGTTGTGCTTGTAACGGGTGCGGGCGGAAGTATAGGAAGCGAGATTTGCAAGCAGTGTCTGAAATTTGGCGTTAAAAAGCTTATAATGCTTGATCATAGCGAATATAACCTCTATCAAATAGGCGAGATGACAAACAGCGATAAAACCGTAAGCAAGATGATAAATATCACTAGTTTTGATGAGCTTAAGCCGGTTTTTAGCGAATTTAAACCAGAAATCGTAATCCACGCAGCAGCCTATAAGCATGTGCCTCTTTGCGAACAAAATCCAAAATCGGCTGTTGAAAACAATATCTTAGGCACAAAATTCGTAGTTGATCTATCGCTTGAATTTGGCGTTAAAAAAGTGGTCATCATCTCATCTGATAAAGCCGTTCGCCCGACAAACATCATGGGCGCAACGAAGCGGGTTTGTGAGCTATACGCTCTAAATTCAAATTTGGCCGATAAGACCGAGATCGTTTGCGTGCGGTTTGGAAACGTGCTTGGAAGTAGCGGTAGCGTCATACCGAAATTTAAAGAGCTAATCGCGGCAAATCAGCCGTTAAAGGTTACTCATCCTGATATAACGCGATATTTTATGCTTACTTCAGAAGCTTGCCAGCTCGTGCTTCAAGCAGCCTCGATAGCCGAAGGAGGAGAGCTCTTTGTGCTTGATATGGGCGAGCCTGTTAAGATAGTCGATCTTGCTAAAAAGATGTTGCTTCTTTCAAACAAAGAGCACCTAGGCATCGAATTTGTAGGGCTTAGACCGGGCGAGAAGCTATATGAGGAGCTGCTGATAAACGAGGCTGACGCAAGGACGAAATTTGAGTCGATTTTTGTAACTAAATCTCAAATTTATGATTTAACTAAGCTAAATAACGATATAAAAGAGCTTTTAAATTGCGCTGATATAGCGGGCAAGCTAAAAGAGATCGTGCCCGAGTTTAATCACGCGCTAAATACGAAAGGATAG